CGCATCTTGCATAAGTTCCGTTAAATTCAGGATACTGAATATTTAAAATGAGGCAGGGTACTAATTGCTTTTGCAACTTCCATGCAATGCAGGGTactaaatattcaaaatgagGAGATCCTTGCCCGAAAGTGTCGGATTCGACTGAGGTAAAGTTATGTGCTTACAAGATTTCAGCTAGCTGCAACTTATTCTAGTGCTGAAGCTGAAAGTTAATTGTAAGAGAAAACAAACAGGGGTATAGATGCACCAGAGAATGAAATGCCCTATGGACAAGAAGCCAAACAGGAGCTGGTTAGGCTTCTTGAGGGAAAGTGTTTGAGGGTCCTTGTCTATGGGGAAGATCAATTTGAGCGCACTGTAGCTGACTTACATTGCAATGGCATATTTGTACAGGTActaactatatatatgtatgccaccTAACATGAGTATCTATCTATCTACATATGCTCATAATTAATACCAACAAGTCATCTATCTGATTCTCATCTCCTTTCTCAATCTCAACCAGGAAGAACTGCTCAAGAAGGGGGCTGCATGGCATTACGCAGCCTATGACCAACGTCCGGAATTTGCCAGAGTGAGTAGTATCCTattatgagagagaaatattaCCATTTAGGAGAgttatttgatattttcataaagttttttttatctctAAGTAAAGAGATTGATTATGTTTTCTCTAACTGATCACTATTTTGAAGATGTTACTAAAGATATTGGGCTAGAATGTAGAGAGCAAAATATTactaaaacaacataattttaaacttttaaagtataatcatttttatttttcaacattttaCGCATGTATCGATCATACTAGTGGGAAAAAGAGGCTCGACGGAGGCGAGTCGGGTTATGGGCTTCATCAAACCCTGAGAAGCCATGGGAATGGAGAAAGCATAGGCGCGGAGGCAGATCATGACATATTTATGACAAAATTAAGTTCTGATTGAAACATTATGTGTAAGACACAAAATTATGTCTTTAGTGCAAGTACAATAGGTTTTGGAGTGAATAAGAAGTTTTGTGTAGCTATCCTTGCACATTAAACCCAACATTGTGTAATTATTTGTGTAATATACTTCCTTCTATGTTTGAATTGTAGCACAATGGTTGGAAGATcgcttcatttttcttttcaacgTTGGAGCTTTTCTCTGTTGCTGAAGGTAAGATATTTGGGGCCAAAAGCCCAGACAGCACAAACTAACAGATGCTTTGCCTGATTACTGCAAAACATTGCCAAATTCCTCTGAGCTAGATTTTAGAATTTGCAAGTTGGATTGAAGACAAAGCTTCTTAAAGGAGGTAGATAATGGACAAAGCTTTCTTATGCAAAATAACACTGAATATGAGTTCTTTCTATTACAGAGTATCACAATTAAACCCAACCTCAGAAGCAAACTTAAAAATTTACATTTGGCCTTATTTTGCATCCTCTTCCAATTCACCCGAGTTTGAATCACTTGCGTTATAACCTAATCAAACCAACCAGAAATCAATTAGGACCAAGTAATAAGGATCAAAACCAACAAGAAGTCAAATAGGACCAATTAAGGTCACACTACTATTGATCCAACCAGCGAGAGAGAGATGCGTACCTGGAGGTTTATTACTCACTTTCCAAACCGAAGTTCGACTTTTCGAAGCTCTATTCATCCAAGCCTGCCCCTAAGTACAGACAAATCACTACCGTCTTCAGAATGCACAACTCACAAGTTCAGAATGAGTTAAGAACAGAGTACAAACATAAATGGCATAGAGATTTAACCATACTTCACACACCCGtttgccccaaaaaaaaaaacagaagggCTAGAACAACAAAGCAACCAAGCCCTAATGAGGTATCAAGAACACATTCGTCAATGCTTCATAGTAAGTTAACAAGACCAGCAAAAACAGAATCATGCATTCgaaatttaaaagtttttCTACTTTTAGCCTAACTGATAATAATTTTCCCTCTAAAACTTAGAAGCCCAAACAAACAATATGAAGCACAAGACTCAAAAACCTTCCTTGCCTCTGTTTCACTAGTGACCACATTAAGAACCAATCAATTTTCTAAACGAAAACAGAGCACTTAAACTTAAAGCCCTTAACCTCCAATCCAAAAATGcacacaaaacaaatataacaATTTGAAAGCAAAAACTAAGCAGAAtcaaagaaacccaaaaataaaattcaaacctTTTTGGCGTCTCTAGAAACGCCATAGCCGCTGTAATACATCTGACCCACCAAGACCTGCATGGAGCTATCACCCGCCTTGGCCTCCTTGAGCGTGTCCTGGAACCACCGTTTCACGCAGTCTGAGACCACCCGGGCCAGCGGAACCCGGCTCTGGCCCTCGGAGCTCTCCATCTTCAGCTTAATTCGCTCCGGGTCGACCCGAAAGCTCTCCGATTTGGGTGCTTGTGGGGGCGAAATTCGGACTTGCGAGACTTGCTTGGTGCGTCTGGGCCTGCCTGGGAGCTTGTCCGCAGAGACAACTCTGGTGAACTCTTGGAATCTGGTCGCTGAAGGAAGTGCCTTTCCCATGAACGAGAAAAGCAAGCAGATTTCTTTTTGGGGGGGGTTTTTATCGAATGGATTTGGAAATGGAAAATGAGGCAAGGCAATTGGTTTGTTATCGAGTTTTCAtggtttgggttttgggtgtttCTGGGATCTGAAACTACACCAGACTTTCAGATTTGTGCAAGATGGGTGATAGTTGGGTGTTTGCATCGTCTTTTTTTATTGGCGGCTTCTCTAATTAGAGAgaccttttcttcttttctatataattaattcaataaacaaaaactctGGGGACTTACAGTTGTTCTTGTTCTGGCCTTTTCATGAACAGCAGGCCTCCAGCTTCAcccaatttatttatatttgggCTTTTTGATCCTAACCTGGGCTCAACTAAAACATGGGTCTTGAAGCTTTAGCTCTCTTCTTTGACAGCGGACGACAACACGACAAGAAAACGAGTTCGATAAGGCTCGGTGTTGTCGACGTCAACAAGATAAGCTGACAATAGCCCAGCCCAGCACAGACAACAAATGCAAGAAGAAAGTGCTTTCAaaattcttctcttttttaacCGAGGAAATGAATTTGGCCTCGCTTTTTGACAACGCGTTTGTCAACCTTTTCAATAAGTTGAGAGGGATAGAAGGTGACATTTACATTAACCTTTTTGTATAGTGTTGCTGTCACATTGTCACGTAATATTgttaatatatatgttataatatgtaagaatgattattttttattttaaaatacaatattaataaataaaatacattataatatttatagaTTAATAACACCACATGATAGTATTATGATAACACAAGAATTTTTTGTGTCGTATTATGCAGAAAAAAACTAATCCATCTACGAAAAATGACTCTGGGCCAAACCTGCTATAATGGTGGGTTCTTAAATATGCATAGCCATAGCAGTCTCCATCTGCGTGTGGATGATGCTCCGTCTGCATGCATGCTGCTCTTTTCATGTATGTTTTCCTCCTTCAATCCTGTATCTGAATggaaattggttttgtcttAATCTAGTTTTAATTATGTGACCAAGCACAACACAACTGCACTCGAATCTCCAAGTTTGCTTCAACAAGTCTGGCGTTTGCAAAGACAATTTGGACAAATGCAGCGAAGAACAAATTCTTTATATTCCAATTGCAATGCAAACAATTGAATATGCCCAACTTGTGTTTATTTTATGAGCTTCGTTTTCGATCCTATCCTGCATCCCATGTCCGAATCAAGACACTGCTTTAGTTTTTTATGCTTCTGGAAAATACGTAAGCTTCTATCTTTCTCCTTAATCTCATGGATTCttcccttaattaattcagGATAAAACGTGCTTATCTTAAGGGATAATTAACTACTTATTTTGGCAAAATATGTGCAACTAGTCAAAGCTATCTATTTCAATTGTGTAATTGCCATCTTCAAGTGTATTTGGACCTTAGCTTGCGCAAATCCGATTCAGATTATACATTACTCAAAGACTTGGTAAATACCGTGTTTATGTTAagattcatattttatttatttattttaataatatgatattctaaattattttaaaagagcTGAACATAATATCTTAATCAGCTGATATACACCACATCTCTTAcgtataattatattttaattttgttagcTTCtcaaatttaggaatttataaTTACATGATATGTAAATCCACAATCTAAATAACAAATCTTTcgaccaccaaaaaaaaaaaaaatctaaataaCAAATTTCTCATATATACGTTAAGGAAAAAGCTTCCCCACATGTTAACTACGTTTTACGTGCAAATGAATGTAAACAAGTATCTTTATGTGACATGTCTGGCTGCATAAGAGAATCACGAAAGCACAACTTGTTAATTAATTGAGTAAATTGACCATTTCTCATACCTACCCCACAACATGCGTAAAGAAATTActgaaatcaataaaaaaattagtggAGATTAGACTAAACATGACGTGACTAGACTATACTAATCACTATAGCACGATTTGGATGGAATATGATAAAATGACCTGGGAATGATTATCAGTTTGATAAGCTCCTTTCTCAACCAAAACAAACAGTGATCAGAATTAGATGTGGGTTTATTTTCAAGTAATTATCAATCAATTTCCATAATCAACAGTCTTTATATCTAATAGGATAGGAGCATCAAATTATCAACATGGCCCTCTCAGGATATCATCACTTCCCACCTTTTGAACAAAACTTTGTGGGTTACAGGTGGAAATCTCAAAtcaaagtcttttttttttttttttttgggtttcccACACATGTTTTGCTAAGAgtgttaatttcaatttaaatgcgTGTATATGCAAATACCTGTTGTTGGGTCGgataaaactaattaatttccctctcttaattattaatattaataagaCTTTGAATAAAGGTTGAGAGTGACAATTCATAGAATATTTGAGAACATATGAATAAATTTCACATAAGATCCATTCGAATGTTGAATACCTAACAAGTTCCAGACTAGGTCCAAATTCACCACCTCACACAAATTGAGAGGTGGTTCGGGAATATACCTCTTGCTCAGCATATTTTTGTTCCCTCAAACCATAAATTTGATCTAAATAAGATAAACTTTCTGTtactaaaaaataatgaaagttGTGGATGTGGGACTATATTTTTAGCGCACCTGTGTGCTTATGcgatattgaaaaaaaataatgttacAAACAAGTTATCGCATGCTGTTGATCAAAAAGACCAATCAAGGAACAGTTGAGATCTTGTCGGGTTGATTGATGTCATCCTTTTAACGTTAAGTTTCGTAGTAGTTGCAAAAAGCTTGGGTGATCATGAGACCTCCTCTCCTCCTCatcaattatataatatagttCTTGTAATATTCTAAATCATTTAACTTTGATTGATGACAGTGTGTCACAGAGTAGTGGTCTTTCACCTTCGGTATAAAAAAATGCAGTAATTAATCATAAATTATTATGGAGTTTAATCTATAAACGAAAACGGAACATCAGAACCCTCTCGAAgatgttctttgtttttttaaaacacaaaactcATACAAATAATTGAAACGACACAATGGACGACCATTATTAGGTTTTGGGGCCTAAAAATCAATGGACACAAATGGCTGGCACAATAAATGGTCCCACAAAACAAAGAACATGATTGTCACGATGTACATGTGACCAAATCTCTTCCAGTGGTTGAATCGTTTGGGTCCGACGAGATGAGATCGACGCTCAAGATATGTTTAATGTACGTTTCTGCTGGACGGTGATTTGTGTATGAACGTCCGCGTGGACATTACCGGCCCCTACATATGCATCGGACGAAATAAAGCTGGAAGAGCATATCCACCGCACACGTGGCTTAGAGTTTTGTTCgtataagagcatctccaagggagatgtcaaataccaaacatcaaatttaaatttgatggttGATGTGGTAATTTGATATCTTGCACAGCTTTACACTCTAtccgatatgtcaaattaaattattattttattatattttagtattgatttatttttaattaaaaagaaaataaaagaataaataataacattttattttgacatcttgcttttggaatgtcaaaaataatatttcaacCTCCAGTCTTCATTCCACATCAGTTTTAACACATCGGTTGGAGTGATGTCAGATGTTATTTCTAGCCGTTAAATATCTATGTGACACTTTTGACATATTAATTGAAGATGCTCtaatgcaaaagaaaaattgaaaagttccCTTCGAATTCGAGGATACTATTTACTCAGTTTTTACAATTTCCGGAGAGCTTATCACATTATTTTAGAAGTAACCATGATCACTCATGAGTCCAGGACTCACGAGTCAACAATCACCACCTCGCCACTTTGAAATCAACTAGTGATAATATTGACTATTCATCATTGTCGCATAATACTGGTGGAGATTGTCGACAAAATCTTGCATCAATGTCAATCGGTCTAGTTGTAGTTGTTTCATTAGAGAGTTTTAAGTTGGATTCAAATGAATGTGAGCCCAATTTTCAATACATGATCAGAGGATCTGAATACTGATTaggtgtatttttttaatatttattaatgaaattcgCTCACGAATTTACTATGTAACTTTCAAATCCTCCATCCTCACTGGCTAAACGACAAGTCAATGCAGTTCATTTACCAAAAGATGAGAGAGGTGGCACTGTATCTGCAACTCTTCATTAATAATACAAACAGTTTACTCTGCGAGTCTGTGACAGACTGACCCAGCTTCTGCGGAACTGGTTCTTCAACCTAGTTTTTTGACCTCCTGTATATGGGTTTATACTTGGCTTAAgcctatataatatatatctgTAGGatacgaaaataaaaaaccttaGCATATTCGTAAAGAATCCAAAACCACCAAAGGATATTAAACAAACACGTCTTTATTGAAAAAGGAGAGTACCATAATTCTACAGACGCTTCAGGATATGACCAAAAGAGTTTCCTCAACCCCATTGGCTCCACCCAACACCAGAACCAGAGacacaaacaaccaaaaacaaactaaaacGCAAAAACAACcacaaacaaaccaaacaacACATAGCAAGGGGCTTACATTTCTACTACGGCACCGCAATTTCACAGTAGATTCAGCCCATAAGGTGCCTACACGTCAGCACCCTCTTATTTAGTAATTAGTAAATACTTAAAGTAGAATCCCGCTGCACAGGGGCCCGCAGGGGATTATTGTGGTCTTTAGATTGCGAGGACCAGACCCGGCACGGACTTCCCGACCCGATCGGAGACGCTGCTCTCCCAAACGGACGGGCAATGGAACGATGTAATCTCGGCCGTCGATGAGGAGGACTTGGAAGAGAAGCTGGACGGCGAGGATTGAGCGGAGGAAGAGGGAGAGGTGTTGTTACCGAGGCGGGTTACGGTGAGGG
The Prunus dulcis chromosome 2, ALMONDv2, whole genome shotgun sequence DNA segment above includes these coding regions:
- the LOC117618055 gene encoding uncharacterized protein LOC117618055 — its product is MGKALPSATRFQEFTRVVSADKLPGRPRRTKQVSQVRISPPQAPKSESFRVDPERIKLKMESSEGQSRVPLARVVSDCVKRWFQDTLKEAKAGDSSMQVLVGQMYYSGYGVSRDAKKGQAWMNRASKSRTSVWKVSNKPPGYNASDSNSGELEEDAK
- the LOC117618058 gene encoding wound-induced protein 1, coding for MRLLTGDQNESFQFSPQSIDCFGPTVLVEGCDRDCSISWVHAWTVTHGIVTQVREYFNTSLTVTRLGNNTSPSSSAQSSPSSFSSKSSSSTAEITSFHCPSVWESSVSDRVGKSVPGLVLAI